One segment of Mycobacterium spongiae DNA contains the following:
- a CDS encoding HNH endonuclease signature motif containing protein codes for MFDRVADRVVVSEMADSARAEAAAAARRLAAIAELVTRHADGPADRAYWSCDNWDAIAAQVAAALNVSHGLASSQMYLAMALRDRLPAVAALFAEGTLSLRLVSAIAWHTALIKDPGALREVDAVLASAARQFGPLSQAKTAQAIDAIVDRYDPAALRRTRAGARGREVVIAPDDNNDGTATLWGSLLATDGAVLDRRLAEMAHHVCDADPRTIAQRRADALGTLAAGGVRLTCACSTTGCPAAADADPRAAAVMIHVITDAATLTAQPDPHTSGEEPARPITPGTSVREALDPDPETPETRLPAAFLTSGAMVPASRVAELIAGGATIRRVNAFADAGPEPGYRPSASLQRFIRCRDMTCRFPGCDRPAESTDIDHTIPYPYGPTHPSNLKCLCRKHHLLKTFWTGPGGWRDRQHPDGTITWTSPSGHTYTTRPGSRLLFPSLCLPTAQLPLAATADRPLGHRGATMPTRSRTRQQDRAHRINAERALNAGRVAERNQPPPF; via the coding sequence ATGTTCGATCGTGTTGCAGATCGGGTCGTGGTGTCGGAGATGGCTGATTCGGCCCGCGCCGAGGCCGCCGCGGCCGCACGCCGGCTAGCCGCGATCGCAGAGTTGGTCACCCGACACGCCGATGGCCCGGCCGACCGCGCGTACTGGTCATGCGACAACTGGGATGCGATTGCCGCCCAGGTCGCTGCAGCGCTCAACGTCAGCCACGGACTGGCCTCGAGCCAGATGTATCTGGCGATGGCGCTACGCGACCGACTGCCCGCTGTGGCGGCTTTGTTCGCCGAGGGCACTCTCAGCCTGCGGCTGGTCTCCGCGATCGCCTGGCACACCGCCCTGATCAAAGACCCCGGCGCTCTCCGGGAGGTGGACGCCGTCTTGGCCAGCGCCGCGCGCCAGTTCGGACCGCTGTCGCAGGCAAAGACCGCTCAGGCAATCGACGCCATCGTCGACCGCTACGACCCCGCGGCGCTGCGACGCACTCGCGCCGGCGCCCGGGGGCGCGAGGTAGTGATCGCACCGGACGACAACAACGACGGCACTGCAACGCTGTGGGGCTCACTGTTGGCCACCGACGGTGCCGTGCTGGATCGCCGGCTCGCTGAAATGGCCCACCACGTCTGCGACGCCGATCCACGCACTATCGCCCAGCGACGCGCCGACGCCCTGGGAACCTTGGCCGCTGGGGGTGTACGGCTCACTTGCGCTTGCTCGACCACCGGTTGTCCCGCTGCGGCCGACGCCGACCCGCGGGCCGCAGCGGTGATGATCCACGTAATCACCGACGCCGCAACACTAACCGCCCAACCGGACCCACACACCTCCGGCGAGGAACCTGCGCGGCCGATCACGCCAGGTACCTCCGTCCGCGAGGCGCTGGATCCCGACCCCGAAACACCCGAAACCCGGTTGCCGGCAGCATTCCTCACCAGCGGCGCCATGGTGCCCGCCTCACGGGTGGCCGAACTCATCGCCGGCGGCGCCACGATCCGCCGCGTGAATGCCTTCGCCGACGCCGGGCCAGAGCCGGGGTATCGCCCCTCGGCATCACTGCAGCGCTTCATCCGATGCCGCGATATGACGTGCCGATTCCCGGGTTGCGATCGGCCCGCGGAATCCACCGATATCGACCACACCATCCCCTACCCGTACGGGCCGACCCACCCGTCAAACCTCAAGTGCCTGTGCCGCAAACACCACTTGCTCAAGACGTTCTGGACCGGACCCGGCGGCTGGCGTGACCGCCAACACCCCGACGGCACCATCACCTGGACCTCCCCCAGCGGGCACACCTACACCACCCGACCCGGCAGTCGCTTGCTGTTTCCCAGCCTGTGCCTGCCCACCGCCCAATTGCCCCTTGCCGCAACGGCGGATCGACCGCTCGGCCATCGCGGAGCCACGATGCCGACCCGCAGCCGTACCCGGCAGCAAGACCGCGCCCACCGCATCAACGCCGAGCGTGCGCTCAACGCCGGCCGCGTCGCCGAACGCAATCAACCGCCGCCGTTCTAG
- a CDS encoding PE family protein, whose product MSYMATAPEALLAAASDLSGVGSALDAANGAAAASTARVPAAGADEVSVAIAALFGSYAQEYQALSARAAAFHYHFVQALTAGAGSYAGAEAASASPLQQVLDIINTPTQTLLGRPLIGDGANATTPGGNGGDGGILYGNGGSGAAGAFGQVGGSGGDAGLIGNGGAGGVGGTGAAGGVGGRGGLLYGNGGFGGVGGNGSVVGGVGATGGNGGAAGLIGVGGVGGAGGLGAPGDSGPDGGMGGRGGAGGAGGAGGMLVGAGGAGGFGGEGGLGGEAMAFDGIGGTGGAGGVGGIGGAAGLIGDGGAGGHGGQGEVGGFTGVGGTSGAGGDGGAGARGGAGGLLYGSGGAGGAGGAGATIDEAGTRFGGAGGAGGDGAHGGAAGLIGTGGVGGAGGSGGTAGAGDESGGHGGKGGAGAPGGAGGSHFGNGGDGGIGGDGGNGGEGNLGNGGTGGAGGAGAHGGIGGLLYGDGGTGGAGGGGGNGGRTSLGAGGAGGNGGAGALGGGAGLVGGGGNGGAGGNGGVAGQGGIGDGADGDGGDGANGGNAQWVGNGGNGGSGGTGELPGTDGLGGSGGLLFGAPGTP is encoded by the coding sequence ATGTCCTACATGGCGACGGCGCCGGAGGCGCTGCTGGCGGCGGCCAGCGATCTGTCGGGTGTTGGCTCGGCGCTGGACGCGGCCAATGGTGCCGCGGCGGCCTCAACCGCACGCGTGCCTGCGGCGGGCGCCGATGAGGTGTCTGTGGCGATCGCGGCGTTGTTCGGCAGCTACGCCCAGGAGTATCAGGCGTTGAGCGCACGGGCAGCGGCGTTTCACTACCACTTTGTGCAGGCTCTTACCGCCGGTGCTGGCTCGTATGCGGGCGCCGAGGCCGCCAGCGCGTCACCCTTGCAGCAGGTGCTCGACATCATCAATACGCCCACCCAAACACTGCTGGGGCGCCCCCTGATCGGTGATGGCGCCAACGCGACGACTCCGGGTGGTAACGGCGGCGACGGCGGAATCTTGTATGGAAACGGCGGGTCCGGGGCGGCCGGCGCTTTCGGTCAAGTCGGTGGTAGCGGCGGGGATGCCGGATTGATCGGCAACGGCGGGGCCGGTGGGGTCGGCGGCACGGGCGCGGCCGGCGGCGTGGGTGGTCGCGGTGGCCTGCTGTACGGCAACGGCGGTTTTGGTGGGGTTGGCGGGAACGGCAGCGTGGTCGGCGGGGTCGGGGCCACCGGCGGAAATGGTGGGGCCGCCGGGTTGATCGGTGTAGGTGGGGTTGGTGGGGCCGGCGGGCTGGGCGCCCCCGGCGACAGTGGCCCCGATGGTGGCATGGGTGGCCGCGGCGGCGCCGGTGGGGCGGGCGGGGCCGGCGGGATGCTCGTGGGAGCGGGCGGCGCCGGCGGGTTCGGCGGCGAAGGCGGACTTGGTGGCGAGGCGATGGCCTTCGACGGGATCGGTGGAACCGGCGGAGCCGGCGGGGTCGGCGGCATCGGTGGGGCCGCCGGCCTGATCGGGGACGGTGGGGCCGGCGGGCACGGCGGCCAAGGTGAGGTCGGCGGCTTCACTGGCGTCGGCGGCACCAGTGGGGCCGGAGGCGACGGGGGGGCGGGCGCCCGCGGCGGCGCCGGCGGCCTGCTGTACGGCAGTGGCGGGGCCGGAGGGGCCGGCGGTGCCGGCGCTACGATCGACGAGGCTGGGACTCGCTTCGGTGGTGCCGGCGGAGCTGGCGGAGATGGCGCTCATGGTGGCGCCGCCGGGCTGATCGGCACTGGTGGTGTCGGGGGCGCCGGTGGGTCCGGCGGCACGGCCGGCGCCGGTGACGAGAGCGGCGGCCACGGCGGCAAGGGCGGGGCCGGCGCTCCTGGTGGGGCCGGCGGATCGCACTTCGGCAACGGTGGCGACGGTGGCATCGGCGGCGACGGCGGCAACGGCGGGGAAGGCAATTTGGGTAATGGCGGCACCGGTGGTGCCGGTGGAGCCGGCGCTCATGGCGGGATCGGTGGGCTGCTGTATGGCGATGGTGGGACTGGCGGTGCGGGGGGCGGTGGCGGCAACGGTGGGAGAACCAGTCTCGGTGCAGGCGGCGCCGGCGGCAACGGTGGGGCCGGAGCTCTTGGCGGCGGCGCCGGGCTGGTCGGTGGCGGCGGCAATGGTGGCGCCGGCGGCAACGGCGGGGTTGCCGGTCAGGGCGGCATCGGCGACGGTGCCGATGGCGACGGCGGCGATGGCGCCAACGGCGGCAACGCGCAGTGGGTCGGTAACGGCGGCAATGGCGGGTCTGGCGGCACTGGCGAGCTGCCGGGAACCGACGGCCTCGGTGGCAGCGGTGGGTTGCTCTTCGGCGCGCCCGGGACTCCCTAG
- the pruA gene encoding L-glutamate gamma-semialdehyde dehydrogenase, producing the protein MDAITQVPLPANEPVHAYAPQCPERTRLRAELARLAAHPIDLPHVIGGKHRMGDGQSMDVVQPHRHTARLGTLTNAVAADAGAAIEAAMAAKNPWAHLPFDERAAVFLRAADLLAGPWREKIAAATMLGQSKSAYQAEIDAVCELIDFWRFDVAFARQILEQQPISGPGEWNRSDYRPLDGFVYAITPFNFSSIAANLPSAPALMGNTVIWKPSITQTLAAYLTMQLLEAAGLPPGVINLVTGDGFAVSDVALEDPRLAGIHFTGSTATFGHLWQRVGANIGHYQSYPRLVGETGGKDFVVAHASAHPDVLRTALIRGAYDYQGQKCSAVSRAFIAHSVWQRMGDDFLEATSELRYGDIADLSNFGGALIDRRAFDKNVDAIERAKGAAGVTIAAGGEYDDSVGYFVYPTVLLSDDPRDESFATEYFGPVLSVHVYPDAQYEQILDVIDTGSRYALTGAVIADDRDAVLTAQQRLRFAAGNFYVNDKPTGAVVGRQPFGGSRRSGTNDKAGSVMNMMRWTSARSIKETFVPATDHSYPHMASE; encoded by the coding sequence ATGGACGCCATTACTCAGGTGCCGCTACCGGCCAACGAGCCGGTCCATGCCTATGCGCCCCAATGCCCGGAGCGGACTCGGCTGCGTGCCGAGCTTGCCCGGCTGGCTGCGCACCCGATCGACCTCCCGCATGTCATTGGCGGCAAACATCGGATGGGTGACGGCCAATCGATGGATGTCGTTCAGCCGCACCGGCACACGGCAAGACTGGGCACCCTGACCAACGCCGTGGCCGCCGATGCCGGCGCCGCGATCGAGGCGGCCATGGCCGCGAAGAACCCCTGGGCGCACCTTCCGTTCGACGAACGCGCTGCGGTGTTCCTGCGCGCCGCCGATCTGCTGGCGGGGCCCTGGCGGGAGAAGATCGCTGCGGCGACCATGCTCGGTCAGTCCAAATCCGCTTATCAGGCTGAGATCGATGCGGTTTGCGAACTCATCGACTTTTGGCGGTTCGACGTTGCATTCGCTCGCCAGATCCTCGAACAGCAACCGATCAGTGGCCCCGGGGAGTGGAACCGAAGCGACTACCGCCCGCTAGACGGTTTCGTGTACGCGATCACCCCGTTCAACTTCTCCTCGATCGCCGCCAACCTGCCCAGCGCACCGGCATTGATGGGCAACACCGTCATCTGGAAGCCGTCGATCACCCAAACGCTGGCGGCCTACCTGACCATGCAGCTGCTCGAGGCTGCCGGGTTGCCGCCCGGGGTGATCAACCTGGTCACCGGCGATGGCTTCGCCGTGTCCGACGTGGCGCTGGAAGATCCTCGACTGGCCGGCATCCACTTCACTGGATCTACGGCCACCTTCGGCCACCTCTGGCAGCGGGTGGGTGCGAATATCGGTCACTACCAGAGCTATCCGCGCCTGGTCGGCGAGACCGGGGGCAAGGACTTTGTGGTCGCTCATGCCTCTGCACATCCGGATGTGTTGCGCACCGCTTTGATTCGTGGCGCCTACGACTACCAAGGACAAAAATGCTCAGCGGTGTCGCGGGCCTTCATCGCACACTCGGTGTGGCAGCGGATGGGTGACGACTTCCTGGAAGCGACTTCGGAGTTGCGATACGGCGACATCGCGGATCTCTCCAACTTCGGCGGGGCGCTGATCGACCGGCGTGCCTTCGACAAGAACGTCGACGCGATCGAGCGGGCGAAGGGGGCAGCCGGCGTCACCATCGCCGCTGGCGGCGAATATGACGACAGCGTGGGTTATTTCGTGTATCCGACGGTCCTGCTGTCCGACGATCCGCGGGATGAGTCCTTCGCAACCGAGTACTTCGGGCCCGTGCTGTCGGTGCACGTGTACCCCGACGCGCAGTACGAGCAGATCCTGGATGTCATCGACACCGGTTCGCGTTACGCGCTGACCGGCGCGGTCATCGCCGACGACCGCGATGCAGTGCTGACCGCACAGCAGCGGTTGCGTTTTGCGGCTGGAAACTTCTATGTCAATGACAAGCCCACTGGGGCGGTGGTCGGGCGGCAGCCGTTCGGTGGGTCGCGCCGATCGGGCACCAATGACAAGGCCGGATCGGTAATGAACATGATGCGCTGGACCTCCGCGCGCAGCATCAAGGAGACTTTTGTCCCAGCGACCGACCACAGCTACCCGCACATGGCGTCAGAGTGA
- a CDS encoding sugar porter family MFS transporter produces MTAASIGIIYGYDLSTISSALRYIADEYDFSTGGQEMVIAAGVIGQIGGAVGGGALANTIGRKYSMLLVTVVYGAFAVVGAMAVSVPVLLVARLMVGLAIGVSVVVVPVFMAECAPARMRGSVLVGYQLATILGILAGYLAAYLLAGSDSWRWMLGLAAVPSALIMSLLLLIPETARWHMLQGRVGPARQVLRCVESDADAERDLDEIASAQEEERGSVLATMLRPPYLRATVFVVGLGFFGQITGINAIVYYSPRLFAAMGLSGNFAMAILPALAQVSALAAVVASMMLVDRLGRRPILLSGIAMMVTADVALIAGFTVSSDSAAGVIGLAGVALFTAGFSFGFGSLVSVYAGESLPARMRSMGSSLMLSSNLVANAITVTVFLTLLDSLGGAGTFTVLGSLGLAALVFVYRLAPETKGRQLEDIRRVWQEPATAKSSAVGRGSARPGR; encoded by the coding sequence ATGACCGCGGCCAGCATCGGCATCATCTACGGCTACGACTTGTCCACCATCTCCAGCGCGCTGCGGTACATCGCCGACGAGTACGACTTCTCAACCGGCGGCCAAGAGATGGTGATCGCTGCGGGGGTGATCGGACAGATCGGTGGTGCGGTTGGCGGTGGTGCGCTCGCCAACACGATCGGGCGCAAGTACTCGATGCTGCTGGTAACGGTCGTGTACGGGGCGTTTGCGGTGGTGGGTGCGATGGCGGTCAGCGTGCCGGTGCTGTTGGTTGCCCGGTTGATGGTGGGTCTGGCCATCGGGGTGTCAGTCGTCGTGGTTCCGGTCTTCATGGCCGAGTGCGCGCCCGCCAGGATGCGAGGTTCAGTTCTGGTCGGGTACCAGCTGGCAACGATCCTGGGCATCCTCGCCGGCTACCTGGCTGCGTACCTGCTGGCCGGCTCGGATTCCTGGCGCTGGATGCTGGGCCTGGCCGCGGTGCCCTCCGCGCTGATCATGTCGCTCTTGCTACTGATACCGGAGACCGCTCGCTGGCACATGCTCCAGGGCCGTGTTGGGCCCGCACGCCAGGTTCTGCGATGCGTTGAGTCGGATGCGGACGCCGAGCGCGATCTCGACGAGATCGCCAGCGCGCAGGAGGAAGAACGCGGCAGCGTGCTCGCCACGATGCTGCGGCCGCCATACTTGCGCGCCACGGTCTTCGTGGTCGGCCTCGGTTTCTTCGGTCAGATCACGGGTATCAACGCCATCGTCTACTACAGCCCTCGCCTGTTTGCGGCCATGGGATTGAGTGGGAACTTCGCTATGGCGATCCTGCCCGCATTGGCCCAAGTCTCCGCGTTGGCGGCAGTCGTCGCATCGATGATGCTTGTGGACCGATTGGGTCGGAGGCCGATTCTGTTGTCGGGCATCGCGATGATGGTCACTGCGGACGTCGCGCTCATCGCCGGCTTCACGGTTAGCTCGGATTCCGCGGCAGGGGTGATAGGACTGGCCGGAGTCGCGCTTTTCACCGCCGGGTTCAGTTTCGGCTTCGGCTCGTTGGTCAGCGTCTACGCCGGTGAAAGTCTGCCCGCGCGGATGCGTTCGATGGGTTCGAGCTTGATGCTCAGCTCGAATCTGGTGGCCAATGCGATCACGGTCACCGTCTTCTTGACGCTGCTGGACTCGCTTGGGGGTGCCGGCACTTTCACGGTGTTGGGTAGCCTCGGACTGGCCGCGTTGGTGTTTGTCTACCGGTTGGCCCCGGAAACGAAAGGCCGTCAGCTGGAAGACATCCGGCGCGTCTGGCAAGAGCCCGCTACGGCGAAGTCGAGCGCGGTGGGTAGAGGTAGTGCAAGACCAGGGCGGTGA
- a CDS encoding DEAD/DEAH box helicase family protein translates to MEPRRELESRGFVGQWRVYQRQALDAFDADVAAGDNRAYLVLPPGAGKTMIGLEAARRLGRRTLVLVPNTAVQAQWAALWDNNFPSTQPSASDCGTERDLTSAMNVLTYQSLAVIDDDTDSAVRRKVLKSRDQQALLGLLHPNGRALIERAAARGPWTLVLDECHHLLATWGALVSALASVLGPQTGLIGLTATPPTELTAWQHTLHDELFGTADFVVPTPALVKEGDLAPYQELVYLTEPTPDEQAWVATHRARFAELMLELIDQQVGSMSLAAWLRARIVDRSTAEGNQIAWSTFERAEPDLAMSGLRFAFDGMIPLPDGARLREQHRVAPDAHDWVNVLTDFSIGHLQRSEDPRDGHALTAIKRVLPGLGYRLTRGGVRVATSPVDRVCALSESKIAATAHILDTEDAVLGSRLRALVLCDFESMSGTLPTSLKGAPISNQSGSAQLVTAMLAVSDARRSTPLNALLVTGQTFACPAAIDDHLVAFCAERGALVTTEPFDAHPALRVVRGRAGGFSPRTWVALATAYFLSGAARVLVGTRALLGEGWDCAAVNVNIDLTSATTKAAITQMRGRAIRKDPNDVHKVADNWSVCCSTADHPRGDADYLRLVRKHDDYFAASPQGLIESGVTHCDPSLSPYRPPVTDAHTITAQALRRTAERARARAWWRIGEPYEGIDVATIRVRSGGSLGVAAPRIPASALTPPVPGRLNPVRLARSARTGLSAVAAGAGGVIAYANFGPVAGAATAGGIIATGAGIVTAAAVTESRRLEQAPNALERLAAVVADALHAAGGAERGAEALRIKADPDGWIRCELDGVPTEQSQRFTAALDELLAPLGEPRYLIGRKILTPPATRLARAAFAARAVMGLPVPGAVAWHAVPRWLARNKDRRRHLAQAWRTHIGPPRQLRADSPDGQAILDLFRGDNPLALTTQLRTTWR, encoded by the coding sequence GTGGAGCCTCGCCGCGAACTTGAGTCGCGGGGCTTCGTCGGACAATGGCGGGTGTATCAGCGTCAGGCGTTGGACGCGTTCGACGCCGATGTCGCTGCCGGAGACAACCGCGCGTATCTGGTGCTGCCCCCCGGCGCAGGCAAGACCATGATCGGACTGGAGGCCGCGCGCCGACTGGGGCGGCGGACCTTGGTGCTGGTGCCCAATACGGCGGTGCAGGCGCAGTGGGCCGCGTTGTGGGACAACAACTTTCCATCGACACAGCCATCGGCGTCTGATTGCGGCACCGAGCGTGACCTGACGTCGGCAATGAACGTACTGACGTATCAGTCCCTCGCCGTCATCGATGACGACACGGATTCCGCAGTTCGGCGGAAGGTCCTCAAGAGCCGCGATCAACAGGCCTTGCTGGGGCTGCTGCACCCCAACGGAAGGGCGTTGATCGAGCGAGCGGCGGCGCGAGGACCGTGGACGTTGGTGCTCGATGAATGTCACCACCTGCTGGCGACGTGGGGAGCGCTGGTCAGCGCGTTGGCGTCGGTACTGGGACCCCAGACGGGTCTGATCGGTCTGACAGCAACCCCACCGACAGAGCTCACGGCGTGGCAGCACACGCTTCATGACGAGCTGTTCGGCACCGCCGATTTCGTGGTCCCGACACCCGCACTGGTCAAAGAAGGCGACCTCGCGCCCTATCAAGAGCTGGTCTACCTGACCGAACCGACGCCCGACGAGCAAGCCTGGGTCGCGACCCATCGCGCCCGCTTCGCCGAGCTCATGCTGGAGCTGATCGACCAACAGGTGGGCAGCATGTCGCTGGCCGCGTGGCTACGCGCGCGGATCGTGGATCGATCAACAGCAGAGGGCAATCAGATCGCATGGTCGACATTCGAACGCGCCGAACCCGATCTCGCGATGAGCGGACTGCGTTTCGCGTTTGACGGCATGATTCCGCTGCCCGACGGAGCCCGCCTGCGCGAACAGCACCGCGTTGCACCCGACGCACACGATTGGGTCAATGTCTTGACCGACTTCAGCATTGGGCACCTACAACGCAGCGAGGATCCCCGCGACGGGCACGCGCTCACCGCGATCAAACGGGTGCTGCCCGGCTTGGGCTACCGGCTGACCCGCGGTGGCGTGCGTGTCGCGACCTCACCGGTGGACAGAGTCTGTGCACTCTCCGAGTCGAAGATCGCCGCGACCGCGCACATCCTCGACACCGAAGACGCCGTCCTGGGATCGCGGTTGCGGGCTCTGGTGCTCTGCGACTTCGAATCGATGTCGGGCACCCTGCCAACGTCACTGAAGGGAGCTCCCATCAGCAATCAGTCGGGTTCGGCCCAGCTGGTCACCGCCATGCTTGCGGTATCCGACGCCCGACGTAGCACCCCACTCAACGCCTTGCTGGTGACGGGGCAAACCTTCGCGTGCCCAGCTGCGATTGACGATCACCTCGTCGCGTTCTGCGCAGAGCGGGGCGCACTTGTCACCACCGAGCCGTTCGATGCCCATCCGGCGTTGCGCGTTGTCCGCGGCCGTGCGGGCGGCTTCTCCCCGCGAACGTGGGTCGCGCTGGCGACGGCATACTTCCTGTCGGGAGCCGCGCGCGTGCTGGTCGGAACCCGCGCCCTTCTGGGCGAGGGCTGGGACTGCGCGGCGGTCAACGTCAACATCGACCTGACGAGCGCAACCACGAAGGCGGCGATCACGCAGATGCGCGGCCGTGCAATCCGCAAAGATCCCAATGATGTTCACAAAGTTGCCGACAACTGGTCGGTCTGCTGTAGCACCGCAGACCATCCGCGCGGCGATGCCGACTACCTCCGCCTGGTACGCAAACACGACGACTATTTCGCGGCCAGTCCCCAGGGGCTCATCGAATCGGGTGTGACGCACTGTGATCCATCGCTTTCGCCTTACCGCCCACCGGTCACCGATGCCCACACCATCACCGCGCAGGCGCTGCGGCGCACGGCTGAACGTGCCCGGGCCCGGGCATGGTGGCGCATTGGCGAGCCCTATGAGGGGATCGACGTAGCAACCATCCGCGTGCGGTCGGGTGGTTCACTCGGGGTTGCAGCGCCTCGCATCCCGGCGTCCGCATTGACCCCACCCGTGCCAGGGCGGCTCAATCCGGTCCGACTGGCCAGGAGCGCACGCACCGGCCTATCTGCGGTCGCCGCCGGAGCCGGCGGAGTCATCGCGTACGCCAACTTTGGCCCAGTCGCCGGGGCCGCGACCGCTGGCGGCATTATCGCGACGGGCGCTGGCATAGTGACAGCCGCCGCAGTAACCGAGAGCCGCCGCCTGGAACAGGCGCCCAACGCACTCGAGCGGTTGGCCGCGGTCGTCGCGGATGCACTCCATGCGGCCGGCGGCGCCGAACGAGGTGCGGAAGCACTTCGGATCAAGGCGGACCCCGACGGCTGGATCCGGTGTGAACTCGACGGCGTACCCACCGAGCAATCCCAGCGGTTCACGGCAGCCCTCGACGAGCTACTCGCGCCTCTCGGCGAGCCGCGCTACCTCATCGGCCGCAAGATCCTGACGCCGCCGGCCACGCGCCTGGCTCGGGCAGCGTTCGCGGCGCGTGCGGTCATGGGGCTACCCGTGCCAGGCGCAGTGGCCTGGCATGCCGTACCGCGCTGGTTAGCACGAAACAAAGATCGACGGCGACATCTCGCACAGGCCTGGCGAACCCACATCGGCCCGCCCCGGCAGCTGCGAGCCGACTCACCCGACGGCCAAGCCATCCTCGATCTGTTCCGCGGCGACAATCCGCTCGCACTCACGACCCAGCTGCGCACGACCTGGCGGTGA
- a CDS encoding PucR family transcriptional regulator: MRVAGVGLGQLLLALDATVVSLVDAPRGLDLPVSSMALIDSDDVRLGLTAAAGSADVFFLLGVTDDEAVQWLDGQTRGRAPVAIFAKQPRQALVAKAVRAGAAVVAVEPQARWERLYQLVNHVLEHHGDRGPDDSGADLFGLAQSLADRIHGMVSVEDAQSHVLAYSASNEEADELRRLSILGRAGPPEHLEWIGQWGIFDALRASAAVVRVAARPELGLRPRLAIGIHQPAVGTRPPPVFAGTIWVQQGSQPLADDAEEMLQGAAVLAARLMARLAAQPSTHARRVQQLLGLADSDVATAAFDVSAIARELGVAPDGNAALIGFATADAADTSDTADVGPRPTRLADVLALSASAFRGDAQVAARDSRIYVLLPQTTSTRSITSWARGTIGALRTELGVELRAAIAAPVAGLTHVATARAEVDRVLDSAQRHPISIGQVTSLAEARTTVLLDEIVALIGTDVRLVDPRVADLYAQDPALADTLRAYLDSFGDIAAAAHWLQVHPNTVRYRVRRIEKLLATSLADPEVRLLFSLGLRVCAGR; encoded by the coding sequence ATGAGGGTGGCTGGTGTAGGCCTGGGGCAGCTGTTGCTCGCGTTGGACGCGACAGTCGTGAGCCTGGTAGATGCGCCGCGCGGCCTGGACCTGCCGGTGTCCTCCATGGCGCTGATCGACTCCGACGATGTGCGGCTGGGCCTGACGGCGGCGGCCGGCTCGGCCGATGTCTTCTTCTTGCTCGGAGTCACAGACGACGAGGCCGTGCAGTGGCTTGACGGGCAGACCCGCGGGCGAGCGCCGGTCGCGATCTTCGCCAAACAGCCGCGGCAAGCTCTGGTGGCGAAAGCGGTCCGGGCCGGCGCAGCGGTGGTCGCCGTGGAGCCGCAAGCCCGTTGGGAGCGGCTATACCAGTTGGTGAACCACGTCTTGGAGCACCACGGCGACCGGGGCCCGGATGATTCGGGCGCCGACCTGTTTGGCCTCGCGCAGTCGCTGGCCGATCGGATTCACGGCATGGTCAGCGTCGAAGATGCCCAGTCACATGTACTCGCCTATTCGGCCTCCAACGAGGAAGCCGACGAGCTGCGTCGGCTCTCGATCCTGGGTCGCGCCGGCCCGCCCGAGCATCTGGAATGGATCGGTCAGTGGGGCATCTTCGACGCGCTGCGGGCCAGCGCCGCGGTGGTGCGCGTTGCCGCGCGCCCGGAGCTGGGTCTGCGCCCGCGCCTGGCCATCGGGATTCATCAGCCCGCGGTCGGGACGCGGCCGCCGCCGGTGTTCGCCGGCACCATCTGGGTGCAGCAGGGCTCACAGCCGTTGGCCGACGATGCCGAGGAGATGCTGCAGGGAGCTGCGGTGCTGGCCGCCCGGCTCATGGCGCGGCTGGCGGCCCAGCCGTCCACGCACGCGCGTCGAGTGCAGCAGTTGCTCGGACTGGCCGACTCAGATGTAGCCACCGCAGCGTTCGACGTATCTGCCATCGCCCGCGAGCTGGGCGTCGCACCGGACGGAAACGCCGCGCTGATCGGCTTCGCCACCGCCGATGCCGCGGATACCAGCGACACCGCGGACGTCGGGCCACGTCCCACCCGGCTGGCTGACGTCCTGGCTCTGAGCGCAAGCGCATTTCGCGGTGATGCCCAGGTAGCTGCGCGTGATTCAAGGATCTATGTCCTGCTGCCACAAACCACCTCGACCCGGTCCATCACCTCGTGGGCTCGTGGCACGATCGGCGCTCTTCGCACCGAGCTGGGAGTGGAGCTGCGAGCCGCGATCGCGGCCCCGGTTGCCGGGCTAACCCATGTCGCCACGGCCCGGGCCGAGGTGGACCGGGTGCTGGATAGCGCGCAACGCCATCCGATCTCGATCGGACAGGTGACATCGCTGGCCGAAGCCCGCACCACCGTTCTCCTTGACGAGATCGTCGCGCTGATCGGCACCGACGTTCGGCTCGTGGACCCGCGGGTGGCTGATCTGTACGCGCAGGATCCGGCGCTGGCCGACACGCTGCGCGCCTACCTGGACAGCTTTGGCGACATCGCTGCAGCGGCACACTGGTTACAGGTGCATCCCAACACTGTCCGCTATCGGGTACGGCGCATCGAGAAACTATTGGCGACCTCGCTCGCCGATCCCGAGGTGCGGCTGCTCTTTTCGCTGGGGCTGCGAGTCTGCGCCGGCCGTTGA